Proteins found in one Maridesulfovibrio sp. genomic segment:
- a CDS encoding response regulator: MPMIGGDLKRRLLAAFRSESSDRMRVLFADFTRLEKGCEKDELAKVIESSYRELHSLKGAARAVGLSVVEEFCQTFESFFSVLKKNGLVPSPATCSLMLGWIDLLEDLLREENDSAEAVASAQVQLALARMKELTDSPKCIESVESTADDNGSLLDRSTEKGIENLPEQPQQASETKRYDNGSVHSSMGDSVRVSSSFLTGLLLQTEELISSRNSQRTRVREGSELNNLFNSFARLFHDTYENRADLFSEEDLKLNGLMGQKIDEISRRLSALSASSRKAEWELTAKVNTLLDNFKDSMLLPFSSLLDVFPHMVRSLSMEQGKECRLEVTGEDVRIDRRILEMLHDPLMHMIRNSIDHGIENREERLAMGKAPVGSILFSITQTDREVVKIVYGDDGRGIDLDRLKAAAVSRGIISADEAEKLDRRSVLDLIFISGMSTSEIITDISGRGLGMAIARDKVESLGGSIVIASPKGKGIRVILNIPVALTSFRGIVVECGGRQYVVPKSGIRKVMLVRQDDISVAGDKETVFVFGRPVPLVGLADILEQKRCETRSNAIAVLIIGKGRRTVAISVDGLSGEQDVMVKGMGALLKRVRNVSGFSMLGSGELVPILHAPDMARTALGIHSLSRVRAVVHRQSVPDVKTVLVAEDSITSRMLLKNVLEAAGYNVLTAVDGLDALQKIEESMPDALISDVEMPQMDGFTLTSRVRKLDGSSSLPIILVTSLGSPEDRERGVESGADAYIIKSSFDQGNLLEVVKRLAG; the protein is encoded by the coding sequence ATGCCCATGATCGGTGGTGACCTCAAGCGAAGATTGCTGGCTGCGTTCAGGAGTGAAAGTTCCGACCGGATGCGGGTCCTTTTCGCTGATTTTACGAGATTGGAAAAGGGATGTGAAAAGGACGAGCTCGCCAAGGTTATCGAGTCTTCCTACAGGGAATTGCATAGCCTTAAGGGAGCGGCGAGGGCCGTTGGGCTCAGTGTGGTGGAGGAATTCTGCCAGACTTTTGAATCATTTTTTTCCGTGCTCAAGAAAAACGGACTGGTCCCTTCTCCTGCCACCTGTTCTCTTATGCTGGGCTGGATTGATCTGCTTGAGGACCTCCTGCGCGAGGAAAATGATTCCGCGGAAGCCGTTGCTTCAGCGCAGGTTCAGCTGGCTCTTGCCAGAATGAAGGAATTGACTGACTCCCCAAAGTGCATTGAATCAGTTGAGTCAACTGCTGACGATAACGGATCTCTTCTAGACCGAAGTACAGAGAAGGGAATTGAAAATCTTCCTGAACAGCCACAGCAGGCTTCCGAAACGAAGAGATATGACAATGGCTCTGTTCATAGCAGCATGGGGGATTCTGTTCGAGTCAGTTCATCCTTTCTGACCGGTCTTCTTTTGCAGACAGAGGAGTTGATTTCATCGCGTAATTCCCAGCGGACAAGGGTCCGGGAGGGTTCAGAGCTGAATAATCTCTTCAACTCCTTTGCCCGCCTTTTTCACGATACTTACGAAAACCGCGCGGATTTATTTTCAGAAGAAGATTTAAAATTGAACGGCTTGATGGGTCAGAAGATTGATGAAATTTCCAGAAGGCTTAGTGCTCTTTCCGCATCGTCCCGAAAGGCTGAATGGGAACTTACCGCCAAAGTAAATACACTGCTTGATAATTTTAAGGATTCCATGTTGTTGCCTTTTTCCTCCTTACTTGATGTGTTTCCGCACATGGTGCGGAGCCTGAGTATGGAGCAGGGGAAAGAGTGCCGATTGGAAGTCACCGGAGAAGATGTGCGGATTGACCGCAGGATTCTGGAAATGCTCCATGATCCGCTTATGCATATGATCCGTAACTCCATCGATCATGGAATTGAAAACAGGGAAGAGCGGCTTGCCATGGGCAAGGCTCCCGTGGGCAGTATTCTGTTTTCAATTACGCAGACTGACCGGGAAGTGGTTAAAATCGTTTACGGTGACGATGGGCGGGGAATTGATCTTGATCGGCTGAAAGCTGCGGCTGTGAGCCGTGGAATTATCTCCGCAGATGAAGCGGAGAAACTTGACCGCCGTTCTGTTTTGGATCTGATTTTTATTTCCGGGATGTCCACCAGTGAGATTATTACCGATATTTCCGGCCGTGGTCTGGGAATGGCGATCGCACGTGATAAGGTTGAATCCCTCGGGGGCAGCATCGTCATAGCCAGTCCGAAAGGTAAGGGGATCAGGGTGATCCTCAATATCCCTGTTGCCCTGACTTCATTCAGAGGAATTGTAGTGGAGTGCGGTGGAAGGCAATACGTGGTTCCCAAGTCCGGAATACGCAAGGTTATGCTTGTCCGACAGGATGATATCAGCGTTGCGGGGGATAAGGAAACGGTATTTGTTTTCGGCAGACCGGTGCCGCTGGTCGGGCTTGCGGATATCCTTGAGCAGAAACGTTGCGAGACCAGAAGTAATGCCATCGCGGTTTTAATTATCGGAAAAGGCCGCAGGACTGTAGCCATCAGTGTTGATGGTTTGTCCGGTGAGCAGGATGTTATGGTCAAGGGAATGGGTGCGTTATTAAAAAGAGTTCGTAATGTGTCCGGTTTTTCCATGCTGGGGTCCGGTGAACTGGTCCCTATTCTCCACGCGCCGGATATGGCTCGTACTGCTCTGGGAATTCACTCTCTAAGCCGGGTTCGCGCGGTTGTTCATCGGCAGAGCGTTCCTGATGTCAAGACAGTGCTCGTGGCCGAAGATTCCATCACTTCGCGTATGCTGCTCAAAAATGTTTTGGAAGCCGCCGGTTACAATGTGCTTACAGCTGTAGACGGTCTTGATGCTTTGCAGAAAATAGAGGAGTCCATGCCGGATGCGCTTATCTCCGATGTTGAAATGCCCCAAATGGATGGTTTTACACTGACTTCAAGGGTCAGGAAACTGGATGGAAGTTCAAGCCTCCCGATTATTCTGGTTACCTCACTCGGGTCTCCTGAAGACAGGGAAAGGGGCGTTGAGTCCGGGGCCGACGCATATATTATCAAGTCCAGTTTTGATCAGGGAAATTTGCTGGAAGTGGTAAAACGTCTGGCTGGATGA
- a CDS encoding chemotaxis protein CheW: protein MERNTLVYFKRESDRELLRKRAEKLALQVNGETAASENDTGAPEYVFFRMGADIYGLQASAVKEVMIPEEIVSVPCTPDFHLGVVSVRGCLWAVIDLCVFLGMSSCLTSDHPGLVLLADGNSEFCIAVDEILGVSQIPDHSIKALPKGENRISEYCLGITVDLKTVLDGPALLRDESLVVNEYVGTGR, encoded by the coding sequence ATGGAACGCAATACACTGGTATACTTCAAAAGGGAAAGCGATAGGGAACTGCTCCGTAAAAGGGCGGAGAAACTGGCCTTGCAGGTTAACGGGGAAACGGCTGCATCTGAAAATGATACCGGAGCTCCTGAATATGTCTTTTTTCGTATGGGGGCGGATATCTACGGGCTTCAAGCTTCTGCTGTGAAAGAGGTTATGATTCCTGAAGAAATTGTTTCCGTTCCCTGTACACCTGATTTTCATCTTGGGGTGGTCAGTGTGCGCGGGTGTCTCTGGGCTGTTATTGATCTTTGTGTTTTTCTCGGAATGTCCAGTTGTTTGACCTCAGATCATCCGGGACTGGTTCTGCTCGCTGACGGGAATTCGGAATTTTGTATTGCAGTTGACGAAATATTGGGGGTAAGCCAGATCCCGGACCATTCTATCAAGGCTCTGCCCAAGGGAGAAAACCGGATTTCTGAGTATTGCCTCGGTATCACAGTTGACCTTAAAACAGTGCTGGACGGTCCGGCTTTGTTGCGGGACGAATCGTTGGTCGTAAATGAATATGTAGGCACTGGACGTTAG